The following are encoded in a window of Kitasatospora fiedleri genomic DNA:
- a CDS encoding helix-turn-helix domain-containing protein, with product MGRAAEMTGTTAGFLRALGEQGVITPLRSGGGHRRFSRYQLRIAMRARDLVDQGTPIEAACRIIILEDQLEEALRINEQLRRQDSASDI from the coding sequence ATGGGCCGCGCCGCCGAGATGACCGGCACCACGGCCGGCTTCCTGCGCGCCCTGGGCGAGCAGGGCGTCATCACCCCTCTGCGTTCTGGGGGTGGTCACCGTCGTTTCTCTCGCTATCAGTTGCGGATCGCGATGCGTGCCCGTGACCTTGTCGATCAGGGCACGCCTATCGAGGCGGCTTGCCGCATCATCATTCTCGAGGATCAGCTCGAAGAGGCCCTGCGTATCAATGAGCAGCTCCGTAGGCAGGATTC